A window of Ignavibacterium sp. contains these coding sequences:
- a CDS encoding GIY-YIG nuclease family protein: MYFTYILKSLKTNRFYYGHTQNLSERLNYHNIGKVKSTKAFRPWVIHYFESFETRSEAYRRELFFKSKDGKQWLRANNIIP, from the coding sequence ATGTATTTTACTTATATTCTTAAAAGTCTTAAGACCAATAGATTTTATTATGGTCATACTCAGAATCTCTCTGAGAGATTAAACTACCATAATATTGGTAAAGTTAAATCAACCAAAGCTTTTAGACCCTGGGTTATTCATTATTTTGAGTCCTTTGAAACTCGTTCTGAAGCTTACAGAAGAGAACTATTTTTCAAATCTAAAGATGGTAAACAATGGTTAAGAGCCAACAACATTATTCCCTGA
- a CDS encoding GIY-YIG nuclease family protein, translating to MYFTYILKSIKTNRFYYGHTQNLSERLNYHNIGKVKSTKAFRPWTIHYFESFETRSEAYRRELFFKSKDGKLWLRANNIIP from the coding sequence ATGTATTTTACTTATATTCTTAAAAGTATTAAGACCAATAGATTCTATTATGGTCATACCCAGAATCTCTCTGAGAGATTAAACTACCATAATATTGGTAAAGTTAAATCAACCAAAGCTTTCAGACCCTGGACTATTCATTATTTTGAGTCCTTTGAAACTCGTTCTGAAGCTTACAGAAGAGAACTATTTTTCAAATCTAAAGATGGTAAACTATGGTTAAGAGCCAACAACATTATTCCCTGA
- a CDS encoding GIY-YIG nuclease family protein yields MYFTYILKSIKTNRFYYGHTQNLSERLNYHNIGKVKSTKAFRPWIIHYFESFETRSEAYRRELFFKSKDGKEWLRANNIIP; encoded by the coding sequence ATGTATTTTACTTATATTCTTAAAAGTATTAAGACCAATAGATTTTATTATGGTCATACCCAGAATCTCTCTGAGAGATTAAACTACCATAATATTGGTAAAGTTAAATCAACCAAAGCTTTTAGACCCTGGATTATTCATTATTTTGAGTCCTTTGAAACTCGTTCTGAAGCTTACAGAAGAGAATTATTTTTCAAATCAAAAGATGGTAAAGAGTGGTTGAGGGCTAATAATATTATTCCCTGA